In Cicer arietinum cultivar CDC Frontier isolate Library 1 chromosome 7, Cicar.CDCFrontier_v2.0, whole genome shotgun sequence, the genomic window TTGCAGTTTGGAATGATTTCAACCAATACATTCATCATGGACTACTCTTATCCACTCTCTGCCTTCCAAGCCTTTGCCATCTGCTTGTCAAGCTTTGTTGCTAAACCAATCCGTTAATGACAAGAGATGTTTTACTATGTTTGTGATCATCATATGctgattttgaaaatatttaataataaactttCAAGTATTTTAATACTATGATATCAACCTTAGTATGGTAACCAACACGGGTATTTTCATCTAGAGTTGCCACTTTGGAAAGAGCTTACACGTGAAAAGCTAAGCAATGATGAAACTGGAAGGGAAGACTCAAAGGATCCCTTCCATTCAGATACTTTGACAACACAGCAATTTGCAACATGAAGGTGTTGACAAAAGTTTAACTGCAATTGGTGATGAAAGACATTAATAAGATGCTATAAACTGTTTCTTGATGCTTCTCTAATTGTTTCTTAGTGCTTGTcgttaatttctttaaataattattatggtCCTTTCTATTGCTCCGCGCCATTATTCGTGTAGAGACGTATCTAGAAAACTTTATAGTGGAGGCAAAAAAAAAGAATagtttatgatatttttatgaCAATATAGGTTCAAAATCActcttgaaaaaaaatacaaagacaTACATGttctttaaaaattgaaaattattaatgtCTTCCTCAAAAACTCAAAATGTAGTAaggtttgatattttaaaaaaagagttATGCCTAAGAGGCACTACGTTGTAGAGGAGAAATTTAAACAAGATTTGAAGATAGGACTCTTTTAAGACAATCCAAAAGTGTtgtgaaatttgatatttttacaaCAAAGGAAGCACTGCATCGTAGAGGAGTCCTACATCAAATAGTATGACTTTAAGTTGTGTGTTTTGTGGTGGTAGTGTTGAAAGTTGTAATCATGTAGTTTTAATTTGCTGATTTTCCTATAATGAATGGCAATAGTAATAGTGTTTCAAATGATTCGAGTTGATGTTGTATGTGAGtgcaaatcaattttattttttttttggattttgagGGAATTGTTAAGGGATATTCTTTTCTGATCTCTTACGTACACTTCAAAAGTATatatttagaaggaaaaaaTCAGTAATTTTGCCTTCTAGATATGTATTTCTAAacgaatatttaaaaaaaaaaaacattagagGTTAAAAGAAACTCTCAATCTGTAGAGGGAAAAGATGTAAACGGGTTAAAACTTGTATTTCGTTAGCTGTAACTTGGCCTATATGGTTGTTGCAAAACAAATTTAGTTTTAAGAGCTGCATGAGGCATTAATGAAGTGGTGGAACATGCTAAGATGTTTTCATGGTGGTGGTACTGGTATCATCTTTGGCCCTGGCCGGATTAGACAAATAATTATCTAAATATTACTCACTATTAAATCTTGCCTAATTCAATTTCTATTgaatgaaagaaataaaaaacaaagtcCGAGCTTTTAGTGGAAGGGAAACAAAACCAAAGACATTAGTGccacttataaatttattaccaTATAGGTTAGCTACATCTTCAATAGCTCATGGCTAAATACACAGGGAGTAAGATTTTGAGTCAAATATGTTAATGCTGATATGAACAAAGCTAACAAATCATTTTTACCTTGTTTTAGTTCAAAACAAGAACTAAACCAAACTGCACAAACATGAAAGCTACAGCAGAACCACTGAAAACTCTACTTATCTATATATTCATCTGTGAGATGAACCATTACAATGATCATTTAAAAACCACTTTGAAAATACAGTTTGACACCTTTGCGAAAGAAGATTTCTGTTGCTTGCTTGCCAAGAAACGAACTTAAAAATCAGTAAGGCTTGCCTTCTTGGGGTTATTCTTTTTACTAACCCATATAAACATTTTCCTTTGGATTTGAATATTTCCAGTTTATCTAGAAGAAAGCCAAGGATTTGGTGCCACATAAGTATAGCCTTGGAAATGGTCACCTGCTGTAGGGGTTGATGCCGGAGAATCCTCAAGAGGCATTGTTGTCCAGCATCGATCAAAATTAGTTGTGCAGTCTTTTCCAGATACATCGGATGGTTTAAACTTCGGTTGCAGTTCTCTTGCCTCCAATTTTTTCCAATTGATTGACCTGaaccaattatgattttttatttgctCATCTCCATTTGGACCATTGCCTAACCTTGTTGACGGATCCTTTTGCAGCAACTGTAACAAGCAAACAGACATAAATGTGCAGTCTTTTAATGTAGATAGGGTCACTTTTTGAGTAAAGAAGAGCACTGGTATAAGATTTCCACTGGCATTGGAAAACAATACCAACTAAATAAAGTGAAGACATTGAATTCAGAAACACACAATATGAAACCTTTATGCAATTTGTAGGAAACAAACACATCAAGCTTGTAAAGTATAGTATAACAGGAGAGGGTACTAATGACTAATCAAACAAAACCAGGAATATTGTGATCTACTTACTCCTTTGAGCAAAGAATGAGCTTCACTGGTAAGGTATGGCGGAAGTTTAACTTTCTCTTTGATGATTTTCTCCTGTAGCTTCTTTCTGTTAGTATGTATAAATGGTGCCTGCCAAATGACACTCAGCAATCAGGGAAACGAATGAACCTGAACACTTTGTAATGTAGCAAAAACCCTTTGTATTACAGAAATCCACACACACAAAAGCTtcttaatagataaataatcaGATTCATTCTGTAGAACCCAATTTCCAAAACAATAATATCCGCTCAAAATTGATTGTCATACACATAACAGGTTCTAACTGCATTTCATTTTATCAGTATACTGAAATTCCATTCAAGGTGTTCAATGAGGGTAACAccatcacacacacacacacagctTACACAACACAAGTAATGTCGAAACAGTTCAGAGTTGCATTCACGAGTCGCATTCATTACCTTTCCTGTTATCATTTCATACAAGAGAACACCAACACTCCACCAATCTGCATCCTTGTTATGGCCTTTCCCCATAAGGATTTCCGGAGCCATGTATTCAGTTGTCCCACACATAGAATTAGATCTCTCAGATTCCTCAATCTCTTTCGACATTCCAAAATCAGTTAGCATCACCTACACACATATACCAAACAAACATAAGACCAATCTTAGTGAACATTTCTCAACTAATTGCCAATACTAAATCAATTAGGACATAGGAACATAACATCAACACATTATCAAAAAAAAgttaatcaaaatcaaaaggggACACAACATAAATTGAAGCAAATGAAATGGCCAATTTACATGGCCATCAGCATCCATGAGTATGTTTTCAGGTTTAAGGTCGCGATGCACAATGCCGTTGTTGTGAAGATGTGAAACAGCAGATACTATCTCAGCAGTGTAAATCCGTGCCTCATCCTCACTACCCAACACACACCAACAAAACCAAATCCATAcatcaaaatcaaaaaaaaaaaaaaaaaacttgaataCCTAAGTTAGAGTATTGAGCATGAATATAATGAACATACCTAAAAATGCCTTGTCTacataaatgaaagaaaagatGTCCACCATTAATAAAGtccaaaatcaaatataatttagattTAGTCTGCAAATAAACATAAACAAACAGTTAGTAAGTTAATTACACaacaaatcaataaataaataaaaaaagagagaaaaagaaagagactTGGAAAGAGTAACGAAGGGGAACGATGAAAGGATGAAGAACTTTGGTGAGAATATCTCTTTCGGCTTTCATATAATCAACGTGGTTTTTCTTAATGATAGTGTCTTTCTTCATAACCTTCATAGCGAAGATTCGTTCATCTCCATGTTTTTTAGTGACCATAAAGACCTTGCCAAAGGCACCCTGTCCTACAACTCTGAGAATTTGGAAATCGGAGGGTCCGAATTTGAGGGGTCGGTCTTGGTCTTCGTCGTCGTCGGTGAGTTCGTCGAGAAAGAAGAGATTGTTATCGGAGGAAGGAGGGAAACGAGGGGAGGGACCCACAAAGGAGTGGGACCTACTGTATATGACTTGAGGGCTTGTAGATGGATTGGTTTCATTGAGGGAACGTGAAtatgaagaagatggaattgtGAGGCTTGTGAGATTGGAGGCCATTAGATTCAGAGAGTGTCACCGATGTGAATGGATGTTTATGTAATTGTAAAGAACATGGACAGTGGACACCATTTTtctgttatttttaataaattatacaaTAATTGATGctatcaattttatttcatcattATGATGGGAGCTTCCTATAGGTCGCACTAGGGCCAATGACACCACAAAATAAACACCAAATTGGATTCATCCTAACCAGGTTAAATTTgtgaaagaaaatttaaaataaggtaACTTATAAcaatttaagtattattaattcatttttaaataattaaattgttttatattcaatttattattgattagtaaattttttatacacCAAACCAatactaatataaaataatcatttgttACTAATATATTTTAGGATGATATACGTAACTTTAGGAATAATTTGAATTtcattatatttctattttgtctttatttttccccttatttttttttgtctttgtttATTTGGGAATGAGTCACACTCAACTCATAGTTAACGGGACAAGATAGGTTCGCAGGACGGATCGAATCATGTACACCTCTAGTTCGTATGATTTCGCCTTCGAACTTTGTTAATCGTTTGATCAAGATTATACTATTAAGATTTaagtttgatattttcaattacaaattaaaatcgGGATTTTCTGAAGTGtccaattaaatattatatcccCTACGTTCACACAATTGAACATCGAAAACCATTCGAATAAGATCAAAtcgtttaaattttattctaatattttaaattattttataaattaataattaaaagctTGTTTTTTATGAGACGTCAGATTAACATTAGACAATCACCGATATTTCTATCAATATGACTGATGAAAAAATCCAAATTCATGATCTTTTCGCGTCTGTGAGTATCACTTCTACATTCATAATAACCGTGCTTGATAAACGCAATTTGGATCAAATTTTATGAGTGTGTGATTACACATTTATCCTACTTACATCGAACTAATTTTTATGTCGCAAGTACAATTAAATTGGTAGGTGCAGAGATATCAGTATGCTGAGTTCTGAGTTtgaatttaagattttttataattatgttgGAGGAGTCTAATCagcaaattattttataaaaatactagctaatttcttttttgtttttataattgttttttataaaaatatatatattctaaatgGAAATGGAGGTGCATTGTTGACACAGAAACTATTTTGATATTGATGATATGTTGTTTCATGCAAATAATTCCAACTTGGTAGAGGGATTTATGTTCTGTTGGTTGTGGTGAAGCCTGAGTACTGGTTGAATTCCACAATAGTCATGCTTCTCTTTACAAAACAACTACTATTCCAAATGCCAAAAATTCATAGAATTTGATTTGGTCTAATTGCATGCATTTGGTAACTTGATCCGGATCAAACAAATGCATTCAATAACTACTTAATCGTCTGATCTCGATCAAACAGTGATGTATGTTGGATATTTTGTTAGAAATATACTGTAAATCTTaaacaaaaagataataaaattgatgatgatggttgcacaaataaatttcaaaacaaacgTATGTATCACACTAAATTTTATGTTCGACTCGCCTCCCACCAATCTAAATATATTAGATGTCTTCAAGAAACTTTGAAATCCAatgaattgcacattcacatcaaacTCATCGATcaatgataatttattaaataaagttttttcatttactttagtacactagagaaaagaagaaatgactcaaatattttttatataaattttgactcATGTAACATAACATTGTCTTATCTTTTACGTCTCTAGAGTAtctctatttataaataaactcataataattgataaaaataaataattcttaaaaaagattgtaatatttataacataaaaatacattagtttaaattaaatttaaacgtTACAACTACTTGACTAAATgatatattcaattatttaatttttctatatcAATATAGAAATTCCTATGTATTGACTGAGCACATGGTAAATGTGTTCGGAAATGAGTCATCCTTTCTTATCTTCAATGGTGAACTCAATATAGGTTCTTTAGATGGGTCCATGGTGCCACGTCATCTTGAAACAATGCACTCCTTTTATAtgccaacggtgaactcaacacgattcaagttctactatgtcacatcaccctaaattaactcattcattttttacggtttaacttttaaaaaatcatattatattctattactttaatttatacattaatatttaattttattataacttaaaatattaatttaaatattctaattaatattattatacattattttaatttaaaattaaaataaaattgtgaagaaaaagtatgagtaacaaattgttcctattaatgagctaacaatcgtaattaaaggaaaaaaaggCTAACAgtggtatattaactaaaaaaagctaatggttacaaaattattattatttaataaattaaaaagaagttaactcctataaattaataaaaaaatgataaatttattattattaataaattaataaaaagtagcggttataattttagtattattaaattgtgaagCACCGTTGATGACACATTGACACAACTCCAACGGTAAATCCACAAAAGAaagttaagtaattacacgCTAATAGACGAACTCATTTTGGCTGCCGTTGGAGATGCTCCAAGAGGCTAATCAACCATATGAGCATCAATGTGTTCTCATACAATAATGTCATAAGATCGACGTCATCAGTTTCTAACTCCTACACGTCATCTCATACTCATAGGTGTAAACAGAATTTCTGttttaatttacaaaagaaCGTTGCTAATTATGCACCTTTAAATGCTTTCACATACCAAAAACAATTCTAAGAttctgttttttctttttctaattatGTGGCTCTTTCTTTTCAAAAGAATCTTCACTTAGCTCAAATGAGCAAGCAACCCCTCCACTAAAGCATCTCATGACAAGTTTGTTACAAATATctgtttttttaaacaatcatttatcttatatatatatatatatatatgcttatAAATACTCCTTCCTTGCTTCCCTTTTATGTTGCAACCAATAACATAATGGATTATAGCAGAGTAAAATCCAAGAATGAGAAATCTCTTTGTGAGAAATCAATGAATGTTGTAGTAAATATCATAAGGCTATCTTCTTTCTCTATTGCACAAAGAACACTTGGAACTACGGCTAGAAAATCAGGTAATAAGGAGGAGAATCTTGATCATTTTGGTGATAATAAGGAACCTGAAATGGAAAAAATGGTTAGTAATCAATTCCCTGCTTCAAGTAGAAGATCACAACAGCCACAGAGCCGCGTGAACCCCACGTATGTAACCAAGTCAGTTGGGAGCAATAGATCAACTGAGTATATGATTCATAAAGAGAGAttgcatcatcatcatcatcatgttAATTCAAATAAAGAGCTTTGTGTTGATGGATTGGCTTCTGATTATATTAGTAAGATACGTAATAAGCTCGGACGTACTTCATAAGTCACATGGAAATCTTCTTAtattctctatttatttatgtattttaagaaaaattatccaCTAAGTTTCGTAAACTTGGACCGTCTGTTTAAGATCGGACcgtacaaattttaaataaattttaaatttgtattttagatttaatgaaaataataatatgtatttaaaatCTGGATCGTTCGATTTTTAATCGACTGTTTCTGATTAGATCCAATTTAACCTTTTCCTTCATGCTTTAATATTCCTTGCTGCATAGACAAGTACTATATATAGACTATTAATATATGGATGATGCTTTTCAACATGTAGCTTTGCATGATTTAATTAAACAAATGATTTCATTTGATTAGAGACTAATGTTCAATCAAGTAGTTTCATTAGCCATTGGCTCTCTAGGAAAAAATGAagataacatataataaaatcaatGATTGAGTGTTACAAATCTTGGTTGTGGTCCAACATATATATCCGGATATAAAGATAAAGGGCAAGAAATCGTGAACAAGCAGTTCAAGAATATGGTTGTCAAGCATCCTGATCCAAAGGTGCCCCAAGTCTCCAACATTCATTGAAGCatctcatttttaatttaactatatttttatatttcaagtactaGATGAGTCATACcgttattaaaatatattacaattaTAGATAGAAATTATTGTTgagataaaaatatgtaaaaaatattatttatgtatgtGAGTTTATATGAGAATTAAGATTAATATTAGGCCCCCTAATATATGTGAGTTTATAtatgtgaatttatttatgagcttcttaattttttttattaaactcttAATATTAGACtctctattaaaataatttttctaaaatctcGGCCCATTATTTTATTGGGCTTAAGAGAGGGGGCTCAAGGGGATTATAGACCccaaatattttgataattttgagattttttcttaaaattttttttttcaaaaaattttgtaagaaaaataaataaaaaaatcgattttttttctcgaataaaaaaaaattgatttttttttcgaataaaaataatttcgaaaaaaaatcaaaatttttttatcggtgaaaaaatcgaaaaaaaattatttcttgaaaaaaatttaaaaaaattgtcaaatttttttttgaaaacgtGGGCCTATATGCCcactaagcccacaaaattttaaggGGCTGGAGCTTTCTTTTtggggccttttaaattataaatttttttaccccTCTAAAATATGGACTAGGGTCAATAATTAGGGgatttgtcaaattgacagttctaataataacaatgataactATCTTAACTAAATCTTACCAAACATAAAAAAACTATATCTCTAACAAGTATTTTAAGTGAACACAACAAGAAGTCCAATTCTCAATAAATTACAAAACAGTactagtattttatatattaagttATAAACACACATGAAGGTAAATCAACAGAAGAACTATGTTGTATTTTGTTGcctttaaattaagaaattattgaGTCGAGTGAGAATAAAGGGCTTTCTTTCTCAATTATATCATGTGAAGAGAGTATATTAATAATGAAGATAAAAGCATGTTCTTCGCACAAATCTTCAATTCAAACCATAGGTTGATGCAATTGCTAacgacaaaaaaaattatgcaacgcattaatgaaataattaactaaatttcatGTACAGCTCGTGCCTAATAATGGCCGGTTACTATCTTCAAAGCGAATGTTGGGTTCTATAGATTTATTTTCTTATGGAATTTATGCCTTTGAAAAGAATTGTGGTTGCTAATTAAACGAGAATCAAAATTTATGCTTCCGGTCTTATGACATGTGTACTTCTCCACTTTGTATTTGGCCTCATGAGTCTAATTTATATATCATGAGGAGATTTGGTAACTTGACCTCAACAATTTAATTCATGTAGGCTTTTGATGCATCATATCAATACTTGGTTGTTGAACAACATATATAAAATGTGTCTATTGTATTTGTTTGGTGGACTATGAGAAGGTTTTTCAAAACACTAGCATGATTATTGGAGCTTTGCTATTGAAGATTCATCAACAAAGGGTTGTCATTTTCGTTCTTTGACGGTAAAGAGTTCTCTCATTTTGCTATATAGAATATGGTCACTCGTTGCCAATTAGATGGGCTTTTTCACCTCCCAACCATTTTTCACCATTGTCTCATTTTCGTTACACAagtgaatattaattttttttattttatcaaaaaaatatttaccgGAACATTTATTTTCAAGATTTTCAGtaccaaaaaattaaattaattttctgaAACTAttagaaaacttttttcaacATTTCTAGaatataatttctattttgttaatttttgtttaacatTTTCAGGTATACATTTCCAATCTTTTatactagaatttttttttaagtttctgGTACACATCTTTTCAACCTTTTGTAtcgaaaaactttaaaaatccAGTTAAATTTTATGTACTAGAAATCTTATAAAAAGTTTTTCGGTAGTTTccaaaaaaactttaattgttTAGTCTGGAAATCTttaaataggaaaaaaaaagaatttgagttggtaaaatagttaaaatattaagaataaatttaacattttaaaaatatcgtGG contains:
- the LOC101501952 gene encoding serine/threonine-protein kinase AtPK2/AtPK19-like codes for the protein MASNLTSLTIPSSSYSRSLNETNPSTSPQVIYSRSHSFVGPSPRFPPSSDNNLFFLDELTDDDEDQDRPLKFGPSDFQILRVVGQGAFGKVFMVTKKHGDERIFAMKVMKKDTIIKKNHVDYMKAERDILTKVLHPFIVPLRYSFQTKSKLYLILDFINGGHLFFHLCRQGIFSEDEARIYTAEIVSAVSHLHNNGIVHRDLKPENILMDADGHVMLTDFGMSKEIEESERSNSMCGTTEYMAPEILMGKGHNKDADWWSVGVLLYEMITGKAPFIHTNRKKLQEKIIKEKVKLPPYLTSEAHSLLKGLLQKDPSTRLGNGPNGDEQIKNHNWFRSINWKKLEARELQPKFKPSDVSGKDCTTNFDRCWTTMPLEDSPASTPTAGDHFQGYTYVAPNPWLSSR